The proteins below come from a single Candidatus Delongbacteria bacterium genomic window:
- a CDS encoding Rrf2 family transcriptional regulator — MIYIMTSKNKGRRMGYSLSMSKSLLVLMFIGDKIRQGHFEFVSARSIAEALGIAPATLTKLLNSLRNARLIESREGARGGIRLARAADAITLLDVLQAVEHDGPLFRQDWEVPLNLTKPTIGQKAVNSQLQACEEALKQALAARKLSDLLRALD, encoded by the coding sequence ATGATATATATTATGACGAGTAAAAATAAGGGTCGGAGAATGGGCTACTCCTTGTCGATGTCAAAATCCCTGCTTGTCCTGATGTTCATCGGGGACAAGATTCGCCAGGGACATTTCGAGTTCGTTTCGGCCCGTTCCATCGCCGAAGCGCTGGGCATTGCGCCGGCCACATTGACCAAACTGCTCAACAGCCTGCGGAATGCGCGTCTGATTGAGTCGCGGGAGGGCGCCAGAGGCGGCATCCGACTGGCAAGGGCCGCTGATGCAATCACCCTGCTCGATGTGTTGCAGGCGGTGGAACACGATGGGCCCCTGTTCCGCCAGGATTGGGAAGTGCCGCTGAACCTGACAAAACCCACGATCGGTCAGAAAGCGGTGAACTCACAACTTCAGGCCTGCGAAGAAGCACTGAAGCAGGCTTTGGCGGCGCGCAAGCTGTCCGATCTGTTGCGCGCACTGGACTGA